A single Dasypus novemcinctus isolate mDasNov1 chromosome 4, mDasNov1.1.hap2, whole genome shotgun sequence DNA region contains:
- the ZNF654 gene encoding zinc finger protein 654 isoform X2, whose translation MALIKSCINHPEISKDLYFHQALFTCLFMSPVEDQLFREHLLKTDCKSGIDIICNTEKEGKTMLALQLCESFLIPQLQNGNMYYIWELIFMWSKLQLKSNPSKQVFVDQCYQLLRTATNVRVIFPFMKIIKDEVEEGLQICVEICGCALQLDLHDDPKTKCLIYKTIAHFLPNDLEILRICALSIFFLERSLEAYHTVERLYKRPDEEYNEGLSSVQNRVRFELLPILKKGLFFDPEFWNFVMIKKNCIALLRDKSAIGFLNESTLENSIGNIKKTVDQQGLDEGLHYVTDQSTGEFDLDDISRVHSKGHINTKKNLLALNPSKVDHNVPRHRCVLCNKEFLGGHIVRHAQAHQKKGSFSCVICGRKFRNRGLMQKHLKNHVKKIQRQQIAAAQQEDQEIPAVEQIKCSDSSISFENGNSDNKDLEVEILTDSSDVNKEVIPVHMAQFNEIPVSAPEYVENIIENGSTNIPLNNVPEPLPECDEEEEEEGDYEEDDYDLNQDTSILHKINGTVCHPEDMYATDEEGNFKCPAFGCVRIFKRIGFLNKHARTVHPTDLNVRQTVMKWSKGKCKFCQRQFEDSQHFIDHLNRHSYPNVYFCLHFNCNESFKLPFQLAQHIKSHRVFQAQCSFPECHELFEDLPLLYEHEAQHYLSKTPESSAQPSEAILWDVLTDSNPNHQEIDSSGSEKQTISLPVSTSTSRKEFTEPKTCIENVEKKTDSLVQNGNEHSDDAVSDISLTDQKMPDVEPNSENNCSINDQLVNGHSEIEQTPLVSSDPALKIDTNRTRTENGSILPTVVPQEHNTLPISQAPSKPNLRSEHTSYGLILTKPYVRPLPPSYLDERYLSMPKRRKYLTDRVDACSEQDNVCKKSVKRLRCGKCLTTYCNAEALEAHLAQKKCQTLFGFDSDDESA comes from the exons GGAGTTGATTTTCATGTGGAGTAAACTACAGCTTAAGTCTAACCCTTCAAAACAAGTCTTTGTAGATCAATGCTACCAGCTTTTAAGAACAGCTACTAATGTGAGAGTCATATTTCCTTTCATGAAAATCATTAAAGATGAG GTTGAAGAAGGCTTGCAAATTTGTGTTGAAATATGTGGTTGTGCTCTACAACTAGACCTTCATGATGATCCAAAAACTAAATGtctaatttataaaacaattgcACATTTTTTGCCAAATGATTTGGAGATCCTCAGGATTTGTgcactttcaatattttttcttgagCGTTCCCTGGAAGCTTATCATACAGTTGAGAGGCTCTACAAACGTCCAGATGAAGAATATAATGAAGGCTTAAGTAGTGTTCAAAATCGTGTTCGTTTTGAATTACTCCCAATTTTGAAAAAGGGGTTGTTTTTTGATCCTGAATTTTGGAACTttgtaatgattaaaaaaaactgTATAGCGTTACTGAGAGATAAATCAGCaattggatttttaaatgaaagtacACTGGAAAATTCAATAGGTAATATAAAAAAGACAGTGGATCAACAAGGTTTAGATGAAGGGCTTCACTATGTTACTGATCAGAGCACTGGAGAGTTTGATCTTGATGATATATCTAGAGTGCACTCTAAAGGTCATATTAATACAAAGAAAAACCTTTTAGCTCTAAATCCTTCTAAAGTGGATCACAATGTCCCAAGGCACCGATGTGTGTTATGTAACAAAGAATTTCTAGGTGGCCACATTGTAAGGCATGCCCAGGCTCATCAGAAAAAAGGCAGTTTTTCATGTGTAATATGTGGTAGGAAATTTAGAAACAGAGGACTTATGCAGAAGCATTTGAAGAATCATGTCAAGAAAATACAGAGACAACAAATTGCTGCAGCTCAACAGGAGGATCAGGAAATTCCTGCTGTAGAACAAATAAAATGTTCTGATTCTTCCATTTCATTTGAAAATGGAAATTCTGATAATAAGGATTTGGAAGTAGAGATTCTTACTGATTCCAGTGATGTCAACAAAGAAGTCATCCCTGTGCATATGGCTCAATTCAATGAAATTCCTGTAAGTGCACCAGAATATGTTGAAAACATTATTGAAAACGGTAGTACTAATATTCCTTTAAATAATGTCCCAGAGCCTTTACCTGAAtgtgatgaggaggaggaggaagaaggtgaTTATGAGGAAGATGATTATGACCTGAATCAAGACACCTCAATTCTTCACAAAATCAATGGAACAGTGTGCCATCCAGAAGACATGTATGCAACAGATGAAGAAGGAAACTTTAAGTGCCCTGCTTTTGGTTGTGTTAGGATATTTAAAAGAATTGGATTTCTAAATAAACACGCAAGGACTGTACATCCAACTGATTTAAATGTGCGACAAACAGTAATGAAGTGGagcaaaggaaaatgcaaattttgTCAAAGGCAATTTGAAGATTCTCAACATTTTATAGATCACCTCAATAGACACAGCTATCCAAATGTgtatttttgtttgcattttaattGCAATGAGTCATTTAAGCTGCCATTCCAGCTTGCTCAGCATATAAAAAGTCACAGAGTATTTCAAGCTCAGTGTAGTTTTCCGGAATGCCATGAGCTTTTTGAAGATCTCCCTTTACTCTATGAACATGAAGCTCAGCACTATTTAAGTAAAACACCCGAATCATCTGCACAACCAAGTGAAGCAATTCTTTGGGATGTTCTTACAGACTCAAACCCTAATCATCAGGAAATAGACTCATCTGGTAGTGAGAAGCAGACTATTAGTCTGCCAGTTTCTACTAGCACATCAAGGAAAGAGTTTACAGAACCAAAGACATGTAtagaaaatgtggaaaagaaaacagacagtTTAGTTCAGAATGGAAATGAACATTCTGATGATGCTGTTTCAGATATAAGCTTGACAGACCAAAAGATGCCTGACGTAGAgccaaattctgaaaataattGTAGTATTAATGATCAGTTAGTCAACGGACACAGTGAAATAGAGCAAACACCTTTAGTTTCATCAGATCCTGCTTTGAAAATTGATACAAATAGAACCAGGACAGAAAATGGTTCCATTTTACCCACTGTTGTACCACAAGAACACAATACCCTGCCAATATCTCAGGCACCTTCCAAACCAAATCTGAGAAGTGAACATACTTCATATGGCTTAATTTTAACAAAGCCATATGTCAGGCCATTGCCTCCCAGCTACCTTGATGAACGGTACCTTAGTATGCCAAAACGCAGAAAATATCTGACTGATAGAGTAGATGCCTGCTCTGAACAGGATAACGTTTGTAAAAAATCAGTGAAAAGATTAAGATGTGGCAAATGCCTGACCACCTACTGTAATGCAGAAGCACTTGAAGCTCACCTTGCACAAAAGAAATGTCAGACACTCTTTGGATTTGATTCAGATGATGAAA GTGCCTga